A genomic stretch from Komagataeibacter xylinus includes:
- a CDS encoding NAD(P)/FAD-dependent oxidoreductase produces the protein MIRLTELRLPIAHDEAALEQAVAERLGVARADIEAITIFRRGHDARHRHRVMLVYTVDCAVRDEAAVLAVHAGTRNIMPTPDTAYRFAVEDGPALAARPGFTRPVVIGAGPCGLMAALVLAQMGLRPVVLERGKVVRERTVDTFALWRKSILNPESNVQFGEGGAGTFSDGKLYSQVSDPRHYGRKVLAEFVRAGAPPEIEYLSRPHIGTFRLVSMVEHIRAEIEALGGEYRFGAHVTEFVTGDDGAGGRRIRALRLADGDEIAASHVVLAIGHSARDTFGALHEAGVAMVAKPFSIGVRIEHPQSVINTARYGQPEAVPLLGAADYKLVHHASNGRAVYSFCMCPGGTVVAATSEVGQVVTNGMSQYSRAERNANAGLVVGVTPERDYPGGPLAGIAFQREWERRAFEAGGGAYFAPAQTVGDFLDGVASTTLGAVVPSYRPGVTPTDLATCLPDFAIAAMREALPHFDSKLAGFSMRDAVMTGVETRTSSPLRIPRGVDGQGINLRGLFPAGEGAGYAGGILSAGIDGIRIAEAVALSLAGRDVEQALHRGMTHATEAQ, from the coding sequence ATGATCCGACTGACCGAACTGCGCCTGCCCATCGCGCATGACGAAGCCGCACTGGAACAGGCGGTGGCCGAGCGGCTGGGTGTGGCGCGGGCGGATATTGAAGCCATCACCATCTTCCGCCGCGGTCATGATGCCCGCCACCGGCACCGCGTGATGCTGGTCTATACCGTGGACTGCGCCGTGCGTGACGAGGCCGCCGTGCTTGCCGTCCATGCAGGCACGCGCAACATCATGCCCACGCCTGATACCGCCTACCGTTTTGCGGTGGAGGATGGCCCGGCCCTTGCCGCCCGGCCCGGCTTTACGCGCCCGGTGGTGATCGGGGCGGGGCCGTGCGGGCTGATGGCAGCGCTTGTGCTGGCGCAGATGGGCCTGCGCCCCGTGGTGCTTGAGCGCGGCAAGGTGGTGCGCGAGCGCACGGTCGACACCTTTGCCCTGTGGCGCAAATCCATTCTCAACCCCGAGAGCAACGTGCAGTTTGGTGAAGGCGGCGCGGGTACCTTCTCCGATGGCAAGCTGTACAGCCAGGTCAGCGATCCGCGCCATTATGGCCGCAAGGTGCTGGCCGAATTCGTGCGCGCGGGCGCCCCGCCCGAGATCGAATACCTTTCGCGTCCGCATATCGGCACGTTCCGCCTCGTGTCGATGGTCGAGCATATCCGCGCCGAGATCGAGGCGCTGGGCGGTGAATACCGCTTTGGCGCGCACGTAACCGAATTCGTGACCGGTGATGATGGCGCAGGGGGCAGGCGCATCCGCGCGCTGCGCCTGGCGGATGGCGATGAGATTGCAGCCAGCCATGTGGTGCTGGCCATCGGCCATAGCGCGCGTGACACGTTTGGCGCATTGCACGAGGCAGGCGTTGCGATGGTGGCCAAGCCGTTTTCCATCGGGGTGCGCATCGAGCACCCGCAATCGGTCATCAACACCGCCCGCTATGGCCAGCCCGAGGCCGTGCCGCTGCTGGGGGCTGCGGATTACAAGCTGGTGCACCATGCCAGCAACGGGCGTGCGGTCTACTCCTTCTGCATGTGCCCCGGCGGCACGGTGGTGGCCGCAACATCCGAGGTGGGGCAGGTGGTGACCAATGGTATGAGCCAGTATTCCCGCGCCGAGCGCAATGCCAATGCGGGGCTGGTGGTCGGCGTAACGCCGGAGCGCGACTACCCCGGCGGGCCGCTTGCGGGCATCGCCTTCCAGCGTGAGTGGGAGCGCCGCGCGTTCGAGGCCGGTGGCGGGGCGTATTTCGCACCGGCGCAGACGGTGGGCGACTTCCTTGACGGCGTGGCCTCCACAACGCTTGGCGCTGTCGTGCCATCCTACCGCCCCGGCGTGACACCGACCGATCTTGCAACCTGCCTGCCGGACTTCGCCATCGCAGCCATGCGCGAGGCGCTGCCGCATTTTGACAGCAAGCTGGCAGGCTTTTCCATGCGCGATGCGGTGATGACAGGGGTGGAAACACGCACTTCCTCCCCGCTGCGCATTCCGCGCGGGGTGGACGGGCAGGGTATCAACCTGCGCGGGCTGTTCCCGGCAGGCGAGGGGGCGGGCTATGCCGGGGGCATTCTCTCGGCGGGCATTGATGGCATCCGCATTGCCGAGGCGGTGGCCCTGTCGCTGGCGGGGCGGGATGTGGAGCAGGCGCTGCATCGGGGCATGACCCATGCCACCGAGGCGCAGTAA
- a CDS encoding cation diffusion facilitator family transporter: MHTPASYGRAFAIGIALNLVYVAGEAVWGVRSHALSLLADAGHNLSDVLALGAAWLAEVLSRRSPTANFTYGLRRSSILAALGNAVALLVVTGGIMWEAVLRLIHPHPVAGVAVMVVAGIGIVVNGLTALLFASGGRKDLNLHGAFLHMASDALMSLAVVAGGGLILLTGWLRIDPVICLVVSLSIILATWSLLRDSLDMALDRVPRGIDPAAVDAFLRTLPGVCDLHDLHIWPISTTETALTVHLVREAGEQGHAPDGLLNRAASELQARFGIVHPTLQIETLTDANQCILAEAHSV, from the coding sequence GTGCACACGCCGGCCTCCTATGGCCGGGCGTTCGCCATCGGTATTGCACTCAACCTTGTCTATGTGGCGGGCGAGGCAGTGTGGGGCGTGCGCAGCCATGCGCTCTCGCTGCTGGCCGATGCGGGGCATAACCTGTCGGACGTGCTGGCCCTTGGGGCCGCATGGCTGGCCGAGGTGCTCTCGCGCCGCTCGCCCACTGCCAATTTTACCTACGGGCTGCGCCGCTCCTCCATTCTTGCAGCCCTTGGCAATGCCGTGGCCCTGCTTGTGGTGACCGGCGGCATCATGTGGGAGGCCGTGCTGCGGCTGATCCACCCGCACCCGGTGGCAGGCGTTGCGGTGATGGTGGTGGCCGGAATCGGCATTGTGGTGAACGGGCTGACAGCCCTGCTGTTTGCCAGCGGCGGCAGGAAGGACCTCAACCTGCATGGCGCGTTCCTGCACATGGCATCCGACGCGCTGATGTCGCTGGCCGTGGTGGCAGGCGGCGGCCTGATCCTGCTGACCGGCTGGCTGCGCATCGATCCCGTCATCTGCCTTGTGGTGTCGCTGTCCATCATTCTCGCCACATGGTCGCTGCTGCGCGATTCGCTCGACATGGCGCTTGACCGCGTGCCGCGCGGCATCGACCCCGCGGCTGTCGATGCCTTCCTGCGCACGCTGCCCGGTGTGTGCGACCTGCATGACCTGCACATCTGGCCCATCAGCACCACCGAAACCGCGCTCACCGTTCACCTCGTGCGTGAGGCGGGCGAGCAGGGCCACGCCCCTGATGGCCTGCTGAACCGCGCTGCCAGCGAGCTGCAGGCCCGCTTTGGTATTGTTCATCCCACCTTGCAGATCGAGACCCTGACCGATGCCAACCAGTGCATTCTGGCCGAAGCCCACTCCGTCTGA
- a CDS encoding cation diffusion facilitator family transporter — translation MFSRTDPKIRAAWCSVAVSLIALGMKYAAWRVTDSIALYSDAIETIINVVSAVAGLWALRVASLPPDHNHTYGHYKAEYLSAVAEGVLVVITAITIAHEAWIGFQHMHAPQDSLLGIALNGGAGVLNLAWGLFLLRLGRARHSPALVASGHHVLSDVWTSAVLITGFVLIPLTGFLWLDPLLAALIAVNVLRTGWEMMRTSIAGLMDEAPNSETLGEIRSIISHTATGAMEAHDIRARIVGAMTFIEFHLVVPGAMSVEEAHHICDRVEEGLRAGLGDALINIHVEPERKAKHTGVLVLP, via the coding sequence ATGTTCTCCCGTACCGACCCCAAGATCCGCGCGGCCTGGTGCAGCGTTGCCGTAAGCCTCATCGCCCTGGGCATGAAATATGCCGCATGGCGGGTTACAGACAGCATCGCGCTGTATTCCGATGCCATCGAGACCATCATCAACGTGGTCTCCGCCGTGGCCGGGCTGTGGGCGCTGCGGGTGGCGAGCCTGCCGCCCGACCACAACCACACCTATGGTCACTACAAGGCCGAATACCTCTCTGCCGTGGCGGAAGGGGTGCTGGTGGTCATTACCGCCATCACCATCGCGCATGAGGCGTGGATCGGCTTCCAGCACATGCATGCGCCGCAGGATTCGCTGCTGGGTATCGCGCTCAATGGCGGCGCGGGCGTGCTCAACCTGGCGTGGGGGCTGTTCCTGCTGCGGCTGGGACGCGCGCGCCATTCACCCGCTTTGGTGGCCAGCGGGCACCATGTGCTGTCCGATGTCTGGACATCGGCGGTGCTGATCACGGGGTTCGTGCTGATTCCGCTGACCGGCTTCTTGTGGCTCGACCCGCTGCTCGCCGCCCTGATTGCGGTGAACGTGCTGCGCACAGGGTGGGAGATGATGCGCACCTCCATCGCGGGGCTGATGGACGAGGCCCCCAATTCCGAGACACTGGGCGAGATCCGTTCCATCATCTCGCACACCGCCACCGGCGCGATGGAGGCGCATGACATCCGCGCGCGCATCGTGGGTGCCATGACGTTTATCGAGTTTCATCTTGTCGTGCCCGGTGCCATGAGCGTAGAGGAAGCCCACCACATATGCGACCGGGTGGAAGAGGGCCTGCGCGCGGGGCTGGGCGATGCGCTGATCAATATTCATGTCGAGCCCGAGCGCAAGGCCAAGCATACCGGTGTGCTGGTACTACCCTGA
- a CDS encoding chloride channel protein has protein sequence MRHLRRSARITTEQWRRKIACWAAAVVVGVVAVGFAMAADAAASLRTHIIAFNPWLMLVLTPGGLALSTWLTRTWFRGAQGSGIPQTIATLHLENFAIVDRLLSLRVAAGKIVLTSLGLVAGASIGREGPSVQIGAAIMHACGRWLNLSTISMRRGLILAGGASGVSAAFNTPLAGIVFAIEELSHSFEQRTSGTMLTGVILSGVTAIALVGNYSYFGHTDVVVPIGISWIAVPTCGILGGIGGGVFSAILIRATRGLPGGLGRFAKGRPVAFAAVCGLLLAILGIASGGITYGTGYYQAHEIIDGRTHYPASFFILKFIATIISYCSGIPGGLFAPSLAIGAGFGGWVAQFLPHTTPGAVVLLGTVAYFSAVVQSPLTASVIVMEMCDNQQVTLALLATSFLAYGVSRMICSQPLYAALAEAFLDGMASAPKPPPAIRAAAKQ, from the coding sequence ATGCGCCACCTGCGCCGTTCCGCGCGGATCACCACCGAGCAGTGGCGGCGCAAGATCGCGTGCTGGGCTGCAGCCGTGGTAGTGGGCGTGGTGGCGGTGGGCTTTGCCATGGCCGCTGATGCGGCGGCGAGCCTGCGCACGCACATCATCGCGTTCAACCCGTGGCTCATGCTGGTGCTGACACCGGGCGGGCTTGCGCTTTCAACGTGGCTGACGCGCACCTGGTTTCGTGGCGCGCAGGGCAGCGGCATACCGCAGACCATTGCCACGCTGCACCTTGAAAATTTCGCCATTGTCGACCGGCTGCTGTCGCTGCGGGTGGCGGCAGGCAAGATCGTGCTGACCTCGCTGGGGCTGGTGGCGGGCGCGTCCATCGGGCGCGAGGGGCCGAGCGTGCAGATCGGCGCGGCCATCATGCATGCGTGCGGACGGTGGCTCAACCTGTCCACCATCAGCATGCGGCGCGGGCTGATCCTGGCGGGCGGGGCTTCGGGTGTGTCAGCCGCGTTCAACACGCCGCTGGCAGGCATCGTGTTCGCCATCGAGGAGCTCAGCCACTCGTTTGAGCAGCGCACCAGCGGCACCATGCTCACCGGCGTCATCCTGTCGGGTGTGACGGCCATCGCCCTTGTGGGCAATTACAGCTATTTCGGCCACACGGATGTGGTCGTGCCCATTGGCATCAGCTGGATCGCGGTGCCGACCTGCGGCATTCTGGGCGGCATTGGCGGGGGCGTGTTCTCGGCCATTCTCATCCGCGCAACGCGCGGCCTGCCCGGCGGGCTGGGGCGCTTTGCCAAGGGGCGGCCCGTGGCGTTTGCCGCCGTGTGCGGGCTTTTGCTGGCCATACTGGGCATTGCCTCGGGCGGGATCACCTATGGCACCGGCTATTATCAGGCGCATGAAATCATCGATGGGCGGACGCATTATCCCGCCTCGTTCTTCATCCTGAAATTCATCGCCACCATCATCTCCTACTGCTCGGGCATTCCGGGCGGGCTGTTTGCGCCCTCGCTTGCCATCGGGGCCGGGTTTGGCGGCTGGGTGGCGCAGTTCCTGCCGCACACCACGCCGGGTGCCGTGGTACTGCTGGGCACGGTGGCGTATTTCTCCGCCGTGGTGCAGTCACCGCTGACGGCCTCGGTCATTGTCATGGAAATGTGTGACAACCAGCAGGTCACGCTGGCGCTGCTGGCGACGTCGTTCCTGGCCTATGGCGTATCGCGCATGATCTGTTCGCAGCCGCTCTACGCGGCTCTGGCCGAAGCGTTTCTTGATGGCATGGCCTCTGCCCCCAAGCCCCCGCCCGCGATCAGGGCGGCTGCAAAACAATAG
- a CDS encoding glycosyltransferase: protein MRVLHVMAAKGNGGAELYATDVMCSLHEAGLEQGVVMHPAAPRVPAMRAAGMDVHTAPLRLPLRPAARHALRRLIGHMQPDIIHCWLRRAAEIVPADTGVPVIGWFGNYKDLRPFAHCDWFVGCTADMAASMVARGAPADRVAYIPTFPSVKPQPPVSRQALDTPPDAPVLLVLSRLHPAKGLETLLDALPTLPRCHVWLAGEGELRAALGAQAARLGVADRVHFLGWRSDRGALLAAADLCVLPSRYEPFGTVILDAWSAGVPLVACAADGPRAHIRNGENGMLVPIDDAPALATAIRAVIDDPALAARIAAGGTRDYEAGFTPQAVTNQWLAFYDRVLQAKNE from the coding sequence ATGCGGGTGCTGCATGTCATGGCGGCGAAGGGCAATGGCGGAGCGGAGCTTTATGCCACCGATGTCATGTGCAGCCTGCATGAGGCAGGGCTTGAACAGGGCGTGGTCATGCACCCCGCAGCCCCGCGCGTGCCCGCCATGCGGGCGGCGGGCATGGACGTGCATACCGCCCCGCTGCGCCTGCCGTTGCGTCCTGCCGCCCGGCATGCCCTGCGGCGGCTGATCGGGCACATGCAGCCCGACATCATTCACTGCTGGCTGCGCCGCGCGGCCGAGATCGTGCCTGCGGACACCGGGGTGCCGGTGATTGGCTGGTTCGGCAATTACAAGGACCTGCGCCCGTTTGCGCATTGCGACTGGTTTGTGGGCTGCACGGCGGATATGGCGGCCTCTATGGTCGCGCGTGGTGCGCCAGCGGACCGCGTGGCCTATATTCCCACGTTCCCCTCCGTCAAACCACAGCCGCCGGTATCCCGGCAGGCGCTTGATACGCCGCCCGATGCCCCGGTGCTGCTGGTGCTTTCGCGCCTGCACCCGGCCAAGGGGCTGGAAACCCTGCTTGATGCGCTGCCCACCCTGCCGCGCTGCCATGTATGGCTGGCAGGCGAGGGCGAACTGCGCGCGGCCCTTGGGGCGCAGGCGGCGCGACTGGGGGTAGCGGATCGGGTGCATTTTCTGGGCTGGCGCTCGGATCGGGGGGCCTTGCTGGCGGCAGCCGACCTGTGCGTGCTGCCTTCGCGCTATGAGCCGTTCGGCACCGTCATTCTCGATGCCTGGTCAGCGGGCGTGCCGCTGGTTGCCTGTGCGGCGGACGGCCCGCGCGCCCATATCCGCAACGGTGAAAACGGCATGCTGGTGCCCATAGATGATGCACCGGCGCTGGCTACGGCCATCCGCGCGGTGATCGATGATCCCGCCCTTGCCGCGCGTATTGCGGCTGGCGGCACGCGCGATTACGAGGCAGGCTTTACGCCGCAGGCCGTAACCAACCAATGGTTGGCCTTCTATGATCGGGTGCTACAGGCGAAAAACGAATGA
- a CDS encoding WD40 repeat domain-containing protein, with amino-acid sequence MSGTMNDTMPPSLLERRGAQRQLEGQITGCAIARDSQQIAFATAEGDVMVANRADWGRSDAWDVQTVHDGSVLSIAPDAAPTGFLTGGDDNSLRRIAADGTVSELAKGRRWIEHITTWAGDKGGVIAFASGKQVELRDAAGCDTLKVLEHPSTVSGIVFDAKGKRIAASHYNGASMWFVQAKVDNPRQLEWKGSHIGIAIHPTGEALVTSMQESELHGWRLSDGHNMRMSGYPSKVQSMAFTRNGKWLVTSGADTIVMWPFFGGGPMGKPPAEAGGIPGIMCTHVACHPVHDIVAAGFADGAVLMVDTNAQRLLPVSMAGEGAVTALAFSPDGCALAFGTEDGRAAVIDLSAK; translated from the coding sequence ATGAGCGGCACCATGAACGACACCATGCCCCCCTCGCTGCTCGAACGCCGGGGGGCGCAGCGCCAGCTTGAAGGCCAGATCACCGGCTGCGCCATTGCGCGTGACAGCCAGCAGATCGCCTTCGCCACGGCCGAGGGCGACGTGATGGTGGCCAATCGCGCCGACTGGGGCCGGTCGGATGCGTGGGATGTGCAGACCGTGCATGACGGCTCGGTGCTGTCCATCGCCCCCGATGCTGCCCCCACCGGCTTCCTGACCGGCGGCGATGACAATAGCCTGCGCCGTATTGCCGCCGATGGCACCGTGAGCGAACTGGCAAAGGGGCGGCGCTGGATCGAGCACATCACCACCTGGGCGGGTGACAAGGGTGGCGTGATCGCCTTTGCATCCGGCAAGCAGGTCGAACTGCGTGATGCGGCGGGCTGCGACACGCTCAAGGTGCTCGAACATCCCTCCACCGTCAGCGGCATCGTGTTTGACGCCAAGGGCAAGCGCATCGCGGCCTCGCACTACAATGGCGCATCGATGTGGTTCGTGCAGGCCAAGGTGGATAACCCCCGTCAGCTGGAATGGAAGGGCAGCCATATCGGCATTGCCATCCATCCCACTGGCGAGGCGCTGGTCACTTCCATGCAGGAATCGGAACTGCATGGCTGGCGGCTGTCGGATGGGCACAACATGCGCATGAGCGGCTACCCGTCGAAGGTGCAGTCCATGGCCTTTACGCGCAATGGCAAATGGCTGGTGACCAGCGGGGCGGACACCATCGTGATGTGGCCGTTTTTTGGTGGCGGCCCGATGGGCAAGCCACCGGCGGAGGCTGGCGGCATTCCCGGCATCATGTGCACCCATGTTGCCTGCCACCCGGTGCATGACATCGTGGCCGCAGGCTTTGCCGATGGCGCGGTGCTGATGGTCGATACCAATGCCCAGCGCCTGCTGCCGGTCAGCATGGCGGGCGAGGGGGCCGTGACCGCGCTTGCCTTCAGCCCCGATGGCTGTGCGCTGGCGTTTGGTACGGAAGATGGCCGCGCCGCCGTGATCGACCTGTCGGCCAAATAA
- a CDS encoding GTP-binding protein — translation MSDTVQAVPDATATNALVPVTVLTGFLGAGKTTLLNHILTAQHGRKYAVVVNEFGELGVDNDLVVDADEEVFEMNNGCICCTVRGDLIRILGNLMKRRAKFDGIIVETTGLADPAPVAQTFFVDEDVRGKTRLDAVVTVVDAYNVLPTLEESPEAVNQIAFADVIILNKVDLVDETGLEAIEKRIRSINAVCRIHRAKRGDVPLSDVLDQGGFDLQRALEHAPNFLEDTSHSHEADVTSMSFEVEEPLDAAKFQAWIGAVLQEQGADILRAKGILNYAGEDQRFAFQAVHMMADGGFIGPWKKDEPHVSRLVFIGRNLNRPRLRRGFESCRAK, via the coding sequence ATGTCCGATACCGTTCAGGCCGTACCTGACGCCACAGCTACGAACGCCCTCGTGCCGGTTACGGTGCTGACGGGCTTCCTCGGCGCAGGCAAGACCACGCTGCTCAACCATATCCTCACCGCCCAGCATGGCCGCAAATACGCCGTGGTGGTCAATGAGTTTGGCGAGCTGGGCGTGGACAACGACCTCGTGGTCGATGCCGACGAGGAAGTGTTCGAGATGAATAACGGCTGCATCTGCTGCACCGTGCGTGGCGACCTGATCCGCATCCTCGGCAACCTCATGAAGCGGCGCGCCAAGTTTGACGGCATCATCGTCGAGACCACCGGCCTTGCCGACCCCGCCCCCGTGGCCCAGACCTTCTTTGTCGATGAAGACGTGCGCGGCAAGACCCGGCTCGATGCAGTGGTGACCGTGGTCGACGCCTACAACGTGCTCCCGACACTGGAGGAAAGCCCCGAGGCGGTGAACCAGATCGCCTTTGCCGATGTCATCATCCTCAACAAGGTCGATCTTGTGGATGAAACAGGGCTTGAGGCGATTGAAAAGCGCATCCGCTCCATCAACGCCGTGTGCCGTATCCACCGCGCGAAGCGCGGCGACGTGCCGTTGTCTGACGTGCTCGACCAGGGCGGCTTTGACCTGCAGCGCGCGCTCGAGCATGCCCCCAACTTTCTTGAGGACACCAGCCATTCGCATGAGGCTGATGTGACGTCGATGTCCTTTGAAGTGGAGGAACCGCTCGACGCCGCCAAGTTCCAGGCCTGGATCGGGGCCGTGCTGCAGGAGCAGGGGGCGGATATCCTGCGCGCCAAGGGTATCCTGAACTATGCGGGCGAAGACCAGCGCTTCGCCTTTCAGGCAGTGCACATGATGGCCGATGGCGGCTTTATCGGCCCGTGGAAGAAGGACGAGCCGCATGTGTCGCGCCTTGTCTTCATTGGCCGCAACCTCAACCGCCCGCGCCTGCGTCGCGGTTTTGAAAGCTGCCGTGCGAAATGA
- a CDS encoding glycosyltransferase family 4 protein, which produces MPWRVAVVLPAREGFSTGAVGAVGLQVAALAGPNDVIIGAPVEGPTLLPGHEYRAVRPGLWPPGNRRHRYAAAVLRIVRDIAPAVVEVHNRPEIALHIARSRPGQHVLLVLHNDPHGMNGTETPARRANLLRWMNVACVSGWVRQRFMEGVPATAGQWVGVSPNGVAIPPSVLPMPDRAPQVLFAGRLVETKGADLFVEACARLAPAYPHWRFDMIGGDRFRADAPLTPFIAELLPRARRAGIRLEGYRPHADVLAAMARSAIVVVPSRWLEPFGLVALEAMAAGAALVATSTGGLPEVVRDGGLLCPPQTAPELAQTIARLMDDPALRVDLAARGRAQALHFGMEHARACRAHMRAEALRRRI; this is translated from the coding sequence CTGCCCTGGCGCGTAGCGGTGGTGCTGCCTGCGCGTGAAGGCTTCAGCACGGGGGCCGTGGGCGCGGTCGGCCTGCAGGTCGCGGCCCTTGCTGGGCCGAATGATGTCATCATCGGCGCGCCGGTGGAAGGCCCCACGCTACTGCCCGGCCATGAATACCGGGCAGTGCGCCCCGGTTTGTGGCCGCCGGGCAACCGGCGCCACCGTTATGCCGCCGCCGTGCTGCGGATCGTGCGTGATATCGCGCCCGCGGTGGTCGAGGTGCATAACCGGCCCGAGATCGCTCTGCATATCGCCCGCAGCCGCCCCGGCCAGCATGTGCTGCTGGTGCTGCATAACGACCCGCATGGCATGAACGGGACCGAGACACCCGCCCGCCGCGCGAACCTGCTGCGGTGGATGAACGTGGCCTGCGTGTCCGGCTGGGTGCGCCAGCGCTTCATGGAAGGCGTGCCTGCCACGGCTGGGCAGTGGGTTGGCGTCTCGCCCAACGGGGTGGCCATTCCCCCCAGCGTGCTGCCCATGCCGGATCGCGCGCCACAGGTGCTGTTTGCCGGGCGCCTGGTGGAGACCAAGGGCGCCGACCTGTTTGTGGAGGCCTGCGCCCGACTGGCACCCGCTTACCCGCACTGGCGTTTTGACATGATCGGGGGCGACCGGTTCCGTGCCGATGCACCCTTAACCCCTTTCATTGCGGAACTGCTGCCCCGCGCCAGAAGGGCAGGCATCAGGCTTGAGGGCTACCGGCCGCATGCGGATGTGCTGGCCGCCATGGCGCGGTCTGCCATCGTGGTCGTGCCCAGCCGCTGGCTCGAGCCCTTTGGCCTTGTGGCGCTGGAGGCCATGGCGGCAGGCGCTGCCCTTGTCGCGACATCCACCGGCGGCCTGCCGGAGGTCGTGCGCGATGGCGGCCTGCTCTGCCCGCCCCAGACTGCCCCGGAACTGGCACAGACCATCGCCCGGCTGATGGATGATCCGGCCCTGCGCGTGGACCTTGCCGCGCGCGGGCGGGCGCAGGCGCTGCATTTTGGCATGGAGCATGCCCGTGCGTGCCGCGCCCACATGCGGGCCGAAGCCCTGCGCCGCCGTATCTGA
- a CDS encoding glutathione S-transferase family protein, producing MNDSILVIGTRRYSSWSLRGWLAVRLAGLDVREQVIPLADNGETPAIRTISPNGKVPYLEHDGAAVWESLAICEYCAEQAPGLWPADVRARAYARSIAAEMHAGFRAVRSAMPMNTGRENRPLAAGTTADIDADIARIDAIWTEARLDFGKGGDFLFGEKFGMADAMFAPIVSRFLSYGVGPSPESRAYMTAVRAHPLMEEWYQLAAREPKQWQQARFEGIA from the coding sequence ATGAACGACAGTATTCTGGTCATTGGCACGCGGCGGTATTCATCATGGTCGCTGCGCGGGTGGCTTGCGGTGCGCCTGGCCGGGCTTGACGTGCGCGAGCAGGTGATTCCGCTGGCCGATAATGGCGAGACGCCCGCCATCCGCACCATCTCGCCCAATGGCAAGGTACCTTACCTTGAACATGACGGCGCCGCCGTGTGGGAGAGCCTGGCCATCTGTGAATACTGCGCCGAGCAGGCCCCTGGCCTGTGGCCTGCCGATGTCCGCGCGCGCGCCTATGCCCGCAGCATCGCCGCCGAGATGCATGCAGGCTTTCGCGCCGTGCGTTCCGCCATGCCCATGAATACCGGGCGCGAGAACCGCCCGCTGGCCGCAGGCACCACGGCGGATATCGATGCCGATATCGCGCGGATCGACGCGATCTGGACAGAGGCGCGGCTGGATTTTGGCAAGGGTGGGGATTTCCTGTTCGGGGAAAAATTCGGCATGGCGGATGCCATGTTCGCGCCCATCGTCTCGCGCTTCCTGTCTTATGGCGTTGGCCCCTCGCCGGAGTCACGGGCCTACATGACCGCCGTGCGCGCGCATCCGCTCATGGAGGAATGGTACCAGCTTGCCGCCCGGGAGCCAAAGCAGTGGCAGCAGGCGCGCTTCGAAGGCATCGCCTGA